From Amycolatopsis sp. cg9, one genomic window encodes:
- a CDS encoding alpha-L-arabinofuranosidase B codes for MSHRRDGKNVSANIRRRFLLALTGAVVLALASLVSASTASAAASLPCDSYGAAGTPCVAAHSTTRALYAAYNGPLYQVQRASDGAKANIGLLAAGGYANAAAQDSFCAGTTCLITELYDQSPRHNDLTIEGPGGAGGQDTGVPADALPVTAGGHQVYGASFSGRMGYRDNSTSGVAKNGQPEGMYMITSGTHVNGACCFDYGNAETNNQDTGNGHMDAINFGTECWFQPCYGAGPWVQADLENGLFQSSAGGSQNTANTGTTAPFVTALLKNNGQNFFALKDGNAQSGGLRTTYSGPEPTRAGYSPMHQEGAIVLGTGGDNSNGSIGSFFEGVMTAGLPTDAADNAVQANVVSVGYGGPTGSTGTLNPASEISLRATTACCTGDYIRHQNDNAVISPISSTLDKNDATWIVRRGLASASCVSFESRNYPGDFLRHFDFQVHRQPMDGSAAFRADATFCPVAGKNGQGSSFRSYNYSGKYLRHYNNTLYIADTSGAHAWDAAGSYNDDVSWVVAQPWAP; via the coding sequence ATGTCTCACCGTCGAGACGGCAAGAATGTTAGCGCTAACATCCGGCGCCGGTTTTTGCTCGCGCTGACCGGCGCGGTGGTACTGGCTCTGGCGAGCCTCGTGTCCGCGTCCACGGCTTCGGCCGCCGCGTCGCTGCCCTGCGACAGCTACGGGGCGGCCGGCACGCCGTGCGTCGCCGCGCACAGCACCACCCGCGCCCTCTACGCCGCCTACAACGGCCCGCTCTACCAGGTCCAGCGCGCATCCGACGGCGCGAAGGCGAACATCGGCCTGCTGGCCGCCGGCGGCTACGCCAACGCCGCCGCCCAGGATTCGTTCTGCGCCGGGACGACGTGCCTGATCACCGAGCTCTACGACCAGTCCCCGCGCCACAACGACCTGACGATCGAAGGTCCCGGCGGCGCGGGCGGGCAGGACACCGGGGTGCCGGCCGACGCCCTGCCGGTGACCGCCGGCGGGCACCAGGTCTACGGCGCGTCCTTCTCCGGCCGGATGGGCTACCGCGACAACTCCACGTCCGGCGTCGCGAAGAACGGGCAGCCCGAAGGCATGTACATGATCACCTCCGGCACCCACGTCAACGGGGCCTGCTGCTTCGACTACGGCAACGCCGAGACGAACAACCAGGACACCGGCAACGGCCACATGGACGCCATCAACTTCGGCACCGAGTGCTGGTTCCAGCCCTGCTACGGCGCCGGTCCGTGGGTGCAGGCCGATCTCGAGAACGGGCTGTTCCAGTCGAGCGCGGGCGGCAGCCAGAACACCGCCAACACCGGGACCACCGCACCGTTCGTCACGGCCCTGCTGAAGAACAACGGCCAGAACTTCTTCGCGCTCAAGGACGGCAACGCCCAGTCCGGCGGGCTGCGGACGACGTACTCCGGCCCGGAGCCGACGCGGGCCGGGTATTCGCCGATGCACCAGGAAGGCGCGATCGTGCTCGGCACCGGCGGGGACAACAGCAACGGGTCGATCGGCTCGTTCTTCGAAGGCGTGATGACCGCCGGCCTGCCGACCGACGCGGCCGACAACGCGGTCCAGGCCAACGTCGTCTCCGTCGGCTACGGCGGGCCGACCGGGTCCACCGGCACCCTGAACCCCGCTTCGGAGATCTCCCTGCGCGCGACCACCGCGTGCTGCACCGGTGACTACATCCGCCACCAGAACGACAACGCGGTGATCTCGCCCATCAGCTCCACTTTGGACAAGAACGACGCCACCTGGATCGTCCGCCGCGGGCTCGCCAGCGCGTCCTGCGTGTCGTTCGAATCCCGCAACTACCCCGGTGACTTCCTGCGGCACTTCGACTTCCAGGTCCACCGCCAGCCGATGGACGGCAGCGCGGCCTTCCGCGCCGACGCGACGTTCTGCCCGGTGGCCGGGAAGAACGGCCAGGGCTCGTCGTTCCGGTCCTACAACTACTCCGGCAAGTACCTGCGCCACTACAACAACACCCTCTACATCGCCGACACCAGCGGCGCCCACGCCTGGGACGCCGCCGGCTCGTACAACGACGACGTCAGCTGGGTCGTGGCCCAGCCCTGGGCGCCCTGA
- a CDS encoding lysozyme produces the protein MSRSLAEQPKWRARLAGAGALAALAAVVTAPPAAAAPDYSLADANYAGTQIAVHEGVQGTPRVDDLGQTLGHDVSGHQGPVDWPAAAGAGAQFTYVKATEGTGFVNPQYAQQYDGAHAAGIIRGAYHFARPDVSGGAEQAEYFIAHGGGWRADGTTLPGALDIEYNPYGETCYGKNAADMTAWIADFTRTYLAKVKRSALIYTSTAWWKRCTGNAAGFGNTNPLWLARYGPEVGELPAGWDKQSIWQFARGGGLPGDQNYYNGPFGRVQALAKGAATGGA, from the coding sequence ATGAGCCGAAGCCTGGCCGAACAACCGAAGTGGCGGGCGCGGCTCGCCGGAGCGGGCGCGCTGGCCGCGCTCGCGGCGGTGGTCACCGCCCCGCCCGCGGCGGCCGCCCCCGACTATTCGCTGGCGGACGCGAACTACGCCGGCACGCAGATCGCGGTGCACGAAGGCGTGCAGGGCACCCCGCGCGTGGACGACCTCGGGCAGACGCTCGGCCACGACGTCAGCGGGCACCAGGGCCCGGTCGACTGGCCCGCCGCGGCCGGGGCCGGCGCGCAGTTCACCTACGTCAAGGCGACCGAAGGCACCGGGTTCGTCAACCCGCAGTACGCGCAGCAGTACGACGGCGCGCACGCGGCGGGCATCATCCGCGGCGCCTACCACTTCGCCCGCCCGGACGTCTCCGGCGGCGCCGAGCAGGCGGAGTACTTCATCGCCCACGGCGGCGGCTGGCGCGCCGACGGCACGACCCTGCCGGGCGCGCTCGACATCGAGTACAACCCGTACGGCGAAACCTGCTACGGCAAGAACGCGGCGGACATGACGGCGTGGATCGCGGACTTCACCCGCACGTACCTGGCGAAGGTGAAGCGCAGTGCGCTGATCTACACCAGCACGGCGTGGTGGAAGCGCTGCACCGGCAACGCGGCGGGGTTCGGCAACACCAACCCGCTCTGGCTCGCGCGCTACGGCCCGGAGGTCGGCGAACTGCCCGCGGGCTGGGACAAGCAGAGCATCTGGCAGTTCGCCCGCGGCGGCGGCCTGCCGGGGGACCAGAACTACTACAACGGCCCCTTCGGCCGGGTCCAGGCGCTGGCCAAGGGCGCGGCGACCGGCGGCGCTTAG
- a CDS encoding glycosyltransferase, whose translation MSVLWGVSFDATPLSGVVVEFLKTAGRLPGRRVHLDLGYDIKADKGAFFRPYRDEAGLLPDWVTLDRVEGVEEIRGYDRAFVEQVLREVVQGGDETLRPEVDRIAGELAARIVATWERLGVTMVVVENGTLPENLTYTEALYRAIDRYGARHRLGRFVLWRDHDLMWQSEPGIEKYGRFPYPGVPAPRNSPHIHYFALHEQAKARTLEWVPGLRNIDVLPNAFAIAPARIDERNAGFRRDHGIPAGVPLLARITRIIPQKRVDRDLHLLALLPDAWLFVAGDVEEAPAEHARLVALAGRLGVRDRVVFGGWLTPYDTAVPSRYSVRDLLAHATVVSFLTSYDYESYGNPVSEAIASGTPYITSGYELYDVVYGGFRAPVLDIRARDLPDAAFAREVAELITDEGKRAEVVRANSELGRARFGTPVVGGLVDRLYPPPMGAGTRLSVVLPVYNEAANLPEVLRTLHDQRDGDGPLDRSSYEVVLVDNNSTDDTVAIARDFAAAHPELALHVIHESEQGVSCARRAGMDFAAARSRNRPDTDPGERFYLVSADADCRVDAHWLSELFAAMETSKAAIGVCDYYYDPAHFTGRPRLWDAIQRTLRCRAVTFSLFGGFPDGKGFAVERDAYERAGGIEIFYQLQDGKFVNHLSDDWDFGIKVASGGDAITYAPRSRVEINPRRVDHAIDEVIAGRAYGSDGIIVMRDIRPAVPAAASDLTEAEARQAWEFSIKDFTPKNTILPVLLTPGLLEDDAVIAFFGAGFAARLARRIAEIRGEMRVVDFTPIHAYKTPSYRLYFEFADELFACLRRHVGEDIGFPPPLPPCLAEIPSGRFAEFVRYYCEDRESGEAHNYFGNGGVF comes from the coding sequence ATGTCAGTGCTCTGGGGCGTGTCCTTCGACGCCACTCCGCTGTCCGGGGTCGTGGTCGAGTTCCTCAAGACGGCGGGCCGGCTGCCCGGGCGCCGGGTGCACCTCGACCTCGGCTACGACATCAAGGCCGACAAGGGTGCCTTCTTCCGGCCGTACCGCGACGAGGCGGGCCTGCTGCCGGACTGGGTCACGCTCGACCGCGTCGAAGGCGTCGAGGAGATCCGCGGCTACGACCGCGCCTTCGTCGAGCAGGTGCTGCGGGAGGTGGTCCAGGGCGGGGACGAAACCCTCCGCCCGGAGGTCGACCGGATCGCCGGTGAGCTGGCCGCGCGGATCGTGGCGACCTGGGAACGCCTCGGCGTGACCATGGTGGTGGTGGAGAACGGGACCCTGCCGGAGAACCTGACCTACACCGAAGCCCTGTACCGGGCGATCGACCGCTACGGCGCCCGCCACCGGCTCGGCCGGTTCGTGCTCTGGCGCGACCACGACCTGATGTGGCAGAGCGAACCGGGGATCGAGAAGTACGGCCGGTTCCCGTACCCCGGTGTCCCCGCGCCGCGGAACTCGCCGCACATCCACTACTTCGCGCTCCACGAGCAGGCGAAGGCCCGGACGCTGGAATGGGTCCCCGGCCTGCGGAACATCGACGTCCTGCCCAACGCGTTCGCCATCGCGCCGGCGCGGATCGACGAGCGCAACGCCGGTTTCCGCCGGGACCACGGCATTCCCGCCGGCGTCCCGCTGCTGGCCCGGATCACGCGGATCATCCCGCAGAAGCGCGTCGACCGGGACCTGCACCTGCTGGCGCTGCTGCCGGACGCGTGGCTGTTCGTCGCCGGCGACGTCGAGGAGGCACCCGCCGAGCACGCCCGGCTCGTCGCCTTGGCCGGCCGCCTCGGCGTGCGCGACCGGGTCGTCTTCGGCGGGTGGCTGACGCCGTACGACACCGCTGTGCCCAGCCGCTATTCGGTGCGCGACCTCCTGGCGCACGCGACGGTCGTGTCGTTCCTGACCTCCTACGACTACGAGAGCTACGGCAACCCGGTCAGCGAAGCCATCGCCTCCGGGACGCCGTACATTACCAGCGGGTACGAGCTGTACGACGTCGTCTACGGCGGGTTCCGGGCCCCGGTGCTGGACATCCGGGCGCGCGACCTGCCGGACGCGGCGTTCGCCCGCGAGGTGGCCGAGCTGATCACCGACGAAGGGAAGCGGGCGGAAGTGGTGCGGGCGAACTCGGAACTCGGGCGGGCGCGGTTCGGCACGCCGGTCGTCGGCGGCCTCGTCGACCGGCTCTACCCGCCGCCGATGGGGGCGGGCACGCGGCTGAGCGTCGTGCTGCCGGTGTACAACGAAGCCGCGAACCTGCCGGAGGTGCTGCGGACGCTGCACGACCAGCGCGACGGCGACGGGCCCCTCGACCGGAGCAGCTACGAGGTCGTGCTGGTGGACAACAACTCGACCGACGACACCGTCGCGATCGCCCGGGACTTCGCGGCGGCCCACCCGGAGCTCGCGCTGCACGTCATCCACGAGTCCGAGCAGGGCGTTTCCTGCGCGCGGCGGGCCGGGATGGACTTCGCCGCGGCGCGCAGCCGCAACCGGCCCGACACCGACCCCGGCGAACGCTTCTACCTCGTCTCGGCCGACGCCGACTGCCGGGTCGACGCGCACTGGCTCAGCGAGCTCTTCGCCGCGATGGAGACGAGCAAGGCCGCGATCGGCGTCTGCGACTACTACTACGACCCCGCGCACTTCACCGGGCGGCCGCGGCTGTGGGACGCGATCCAGCGGACGCTGCGGTGCCGCGCCGTGACGTTTTCGCTGTTCGGCGGTTTCCCGGACGGCAAGGGGTTCGCCGTCGAGCGCGACGCCTACGAGCGCGCCGGCGGCATCGAGATCTTCTACCAGCTGCAGGACGGGAAGTTCGTCAACCACCTCTCCGACGACTGGGACTTCGGGATCAAGGTGGCCAGCGGCGGGGACGCGATCACCTACGCGCCGCGGTCGCGCGTCGAGATCAACCCGCGGCGCGTCGACCACGCCATCGACGAGGTCATCGCGGGCCGGGCGTACGGCTCGGACGGCATCATCGTCATGCGCGACATCCGGCCCGCCGTCCCCGCGGCCGCTTCGGACCTGACCGAGGCCGAGGCGCGGCAGGCGTGGGAGTTCTCGATCAAGGACTTCACGCCGAAGAACACCATCCTGCCGGTGCTCCTCACTCCCGGGCTGCTCGAAGACGACGCCGTGATCGCGTTCTTCGGCGCCGGGTTCGCCGCCCGGCTGGCCCGGCGGATCGCGGAAATCCGCGGCGAGATGCGCGTCGTCGACTTCACGCCGATCCACGCCTACAAGACGCCGTCCTACCGGCTGTACTTCGAATTCGCCGACGAGCTGTTCGCGTGCCTGCGCCGCCACGTCGGCGAGGACATCGGCTTCCCGCCGCCCCTGCCGCCGTGCCTGGCGGAGATCCCGTCCGGCCGCTTCGCGGAGTTCGTCCGCTACTACTGCGAAGACCGCGAATCGGGGGAGGCCCACAACTACTTCGGCAACGGAGGGGTGTTCTGA
- a CDS encoding DJ-1/PfpI family protein, translated as MRTFLKWFALVVAVLAVPATGATVSALSAFDALYAPGPPRPLPVAAPLPHDPAKPTAVIVVGDHGAVVSDALAPYEILAATGKFNVYTVAPHREPKPLTGGLDLVPDFGFDELAARLGSKAPDLVVVPALPDVGEAGSDVVTAWLRAQAARGAKLLSVCNGGGVLASAGLLDGRPATAHWLKLDDWAKEYPAVKWVRGQRFVDDGDVVTTAGILSGIDGTLHWVERLAGPAVAAGAAAKIGWRHYGTQVPVTPPAGIPDAAAIVNAGFRWNPDTVGVLLTNGVGEIELSSVFDTQGQSLSSRTLAVSADGGPVRSRHGLTFLPRAAVTAPGLDRLLVPGAARGVTPPPGGPAPEYVHDRPGFAYDTAVSGLARSTDVATARWTAKVLELPTDGVVFEGRAWPWLPTAVPIALILLGAAVVVAVRRIRAPRAGPRPS; from the coding sequence GTGCGGACCTTCCTGAAGTGGTTCGCGCTCGTCGTCGCCGTGCTCGCCGTCCCGGCCACCGGTGCGACCGTCTCCGCCCTCTCGGCGTTCGACGCCCTCTACGCCCCCGGCCCGCCGCGGCCCCTCCCGGTCGCGGCGCCGCTCCCCCACGACCCGGCCAAGCCGACCGCGGTGATCGTCGTCGGCGACCACGGCGCGGTCGTCTCCGACGCGCTGGCGCCGTACGAGATCCTGGCCGCGACCGGGAAGTTCAACGTCTACACCGTCGCGCCGCACCGCGAGCCGAAACCGCTGACCGGCGGCCTCGACCTGGTGCCGGACTTCGGCTTCGACGAGCTCGCCGCACGGCTCGGCTCGAAGGCGCCGGACCTCGTGGTAGTGCCCGCCCTGCCCGACGTCGGCGAGGCCGGCAGTGACGTCGTCACGGCGTGGCTGCGCGCCCAGGCCGCCCGCGGCGCGAAGCTGCTGAGCGTCTGCAACGGCGGCGGCGTGCTCGCCTCGGCCGGGCTGCTCGACGGGCGCCCGGCCACCGCGCACTGGCTGAAGCTCGACGACTGGGCGAAGGAATACCCGGCCGTGAAGTGGGTGCGCGGCCAGCGGTTCGTCGACGACGGCGACGTCGTCACCACCGCCGGGATCCTCTCCGGCATCGACGGCACGCTGCACTGGGTCGAACGGCTCGCCGGGCCCGCGGTGGCGGCCGGCGCCGCGGCGAAGATCGGCTGGCGGCACTACGGCACCCAGGTGCCGGTGACTCCGCCCGCCGGGATCCCGGACGCGGCCGCGATCGTCAACGCGGGCTTCCGCTGGAACCCCGACACCGTCGGGGTGCTGCTCACCAACGGTGTCGGGGAGATCGAGCTGTCCTCGGTGTTCGACACCCAAGGCCAGTCGCTGTCCTCGCGCACGCTCGCCGTCAGCGCCGACGGCGGCCCGGTCCGGTCGCGGCACGGGCTGACCTTCCTGCCGCGGGCGGCCGTCACCGCACCGGGCCTGGACCGGCTGCTCGTGCCGGGCGCGGCGCGCGGGGTCACGCCGCCACCCGGCGGGCCGGCCCCCGAGTACGTCCACGACCGGCCCGGCTTCGCCTACGACACCGCGGTGAGCGGGCTCGCGCGCAGCACCGACGTCGCGACCGCCCGGTGGACGGCCAAGGTGCTGGAACTGCCGACGGACGGGGTCGTGTTCGAAGGCCGGGCCTGGCCGTGGCTGCCCACCGCCGTGCCGATCGCGCTCATCCTGCTCGGCGCGGCGGTGGTCGTGGCCGTCCGCCGGATCAGGGCGCCCAGGGCTGGGCCACGACCCAGCTGA
- a CDS encoding radical SAM protein, translating into MTLAYEDAIGSLHGLDPAWPRPAVLDALEAPENRHLLEFVREDPFGAHVFPGNVPGTPAEFLRDLDAQLASSGPIHLWSYIPTCAYRCRFCQYPVVLVKGKPEVTYEKAKHWVDLNIAEAKLWLDAVPHLAGAEVGEFNVFGGTPSLLPEPEIRRLLEFYRAHFGFTPDTTIRFEGDPSTFTPAKLDLLRELGCTKLSSGVQSFDDHVLDLCGREHSAAMCVDFVRNAQRAGFDWVSIDLMYGLLDQTLDSVRRDLDVVLENEVTAVVCTKLHLASYSDTRTGVTGEKPAAWQLPSYRDKLVRDGHRWPTLGEQYQMRELLTEGLRAAGYTEHPTMYFARDGLGPEKWKSIMVDQDRQEAEVAIGLGGSSSCRASEAITDVNSLRYTETVSAGRIPLGSATRFTPEAQEARAVKMALTTLQPLRDSLHRTRFPGRSLFAEPWLGRFRSLAARGLVRLHPDDGAVELTRVGEVLVEAIITTEL; encoded by the coding sequence ATGACGCTCGCCTACGAAGACGCGATCGGCTCGCTGCACGGCCTCGACCCGGCGTGGCCCCGGCCCGCCGTGCTCGACGCCCTGGAAGCGCCCGAGAACCGGCACCTGCTGGAGTTCGTCCGCGAAGACCCGTTCGGGGCGCACGTGTTCCCCGGCAACGTCCCCGGCACGCCGGCGGAGTTCCTGCGGGACCTGGACGCGCAGCTCGCGTCGTCCGGCCCGATCCACCTGTGGTCCTACATCCCGACCTGCGCCTACCGCTGCCGGTTCTGCCAGTACCCGGTGGTGCTGGTGAAGGGCAAACCGGAGGTGACGTACGAAAAGGCGAAGCACTGGGTCGACCTGAACATCGCCGAGGCGAAGCTGTGGCTCGACGCCGTGCCGCACCTGGCCGGGGCCGAGGTGGGGGAGTTCAACGTCTTCGGCGGCACGCCCTCGCTGCTCCCGGAACCGGAGATCCGCCGGCTGCTGGAGTTCTACCGCGCGCACTTCGGGTTCACCCCGGACACGACGATCCGCTTCGAGGGCGACCCCAGCACGTTCACCCCGGCGAAGCTGGACCTGCTGCGGGAACTGGGCTGCACCAAGCTGTCCAGCGGCGTCCAGTCGTTCGACGACCACGTCCTCGACCTGTGCGGCCGCGAGCACAGCGCGGCGATGTGCGTCGACTTCGTCCGCAACGCGCAGCGCGCCGGGTTCGACTGGGTCAGCATCGACCTGATGTACGGCCTGCTCGACCAGACCCTCGACAGCGTCCGGCGCGACCTGGACGTCGTGCTGGAGAACGAAGTCACCGCGGTGGTGTGCACGAAGCTGCACCTGGCGTCCTACAGCGACACCCGCACCGGCGTCACCGGGGAGAAGCCCGCCGCCTGGCAGCTGCCGTCCTACCGGGACAAACTGGTGCGCGACGGCCACCGCTGGCCGACCCTCGGCGAGCAGTACCAGATGCGCGAGCTGCTCACCGAAGGCCTGCGCGCGGCGGGGTACACCGAGCACCCGACGATGTACTTCGCGCGCGACGGGCTCGGGCCGGAGAAGTGGAAGTCCATCATGGTCGACCAGGACCGGCAGGAGGCCGAGGTCGCGATCGGGCTCGGCGGCAGCTCGAGCTGCCGCGCGTCGGAGGCGATCACCGACGTGAACTCCCTGCGGTACACCGAAACCGTGTCGGCCGGCCGGATCCCGCTGGGGTCGGCGACCCGGTTCACGCCCGAAGCGCAAGAGGCGCGGGCGGTCAAGATGGCGCTGACGACGTTGCAGCCGCTGCGGGACTCGCTGCACCGCACGCGGTTCCCCGGCCGGTCGCTGTTCGCGGAGCCGTGGCTGGGCAGGTTCCGCTCGCTGGCCGCGCGCGGGCTCGTCCGGCTGCACCCGGACGACGGGGCCGTCGAACTGACCCGGGTGGGGGAGGTCCTCGTGGAAGCGATCATCACGACCGAGCTGTAG
- a CDS encoding GDSL-type esterase/lipase family protein yields MRRIALLAAFSVVAAVVASAPGAAGAGPAWFTSWAQSQDGRADAPVSAQSLRMITHLSQGGDAVRVRFQNTFGTGPLTIGHATAGPSAGGAAVTTSRPLTFAGRAGVTIPAGGEVWSDETRLVTRPDSNLAVSMSVEGTAVVGRHGAALRDNYLTPPGSGDHAADGPGTAFTSTVGSTYVVSAVDVHNTALKGAVVPFGSSVVDGIGSTNCGPGCTQLGADRRWTDDLARRLVASAAPLAVANAGVAGTTSAASCPGMPPSVAGLDAQSRLDRDVLALHGVTAVIYYYGTNDLAYGCDAATILDSYRAVFQRLRAAGIAVYVTPSTPRPGYGDAANLARHEIGLFVSRWSDCGGTCSGVVDFDQVLKDPLKPNSILPAYDNGDGIHANAAGQQALADFISLPMLTRSGPVLHSIG; encoded by the coding sequence GTGCGCAGGATCGCCCTTCTGGCCGCGTTTTCCGTGGTCGCCGCGGTCGTCGCTTCGGCTCCGGGAGCCGCCGGGGCCGGGCCCGCCTGGTTCACCTCGTGGGCCCAGTCGCAGGACGGCCGGGCCGACGCGCCGGTGTCCGCGCAGTCGCTGCGCATGATCACCCACCTCAGCCAGGGCGGGGACGCGGTCCGCGTCCGGTTCCAGAACACCTTCGGCACCGGGCCGCTGACCATCGGGCACGCGACCGCCGGCCCGAGCGCGGGTGGCGCCGCGGTGACCACCTCGCGTCCGCTGACGTTCGCCGGCCGCGCGGGCGTGACGATCCCGGCCGGCGGCGAGGTCTGGAGCGACGAGACGCGGCTGGTCACGAGGCCGGACTCGAACCTGGCCGTGAGCATGTCCGTCGAGGGCACGGCGGTCGTCGGCCGCCACGGCGCGGCCCTGCGCGACAACTACCTGACCCCACCGGGCTCGGGCGACCACGCCGCCGACGGCCCGGGCACCGCCTTCACGTCGACGGTCGGGTCCACGTACGTCGTCAGCGCGGTCGACGTGCACAACACCGCGCTGAAGGGCGCGGTCGTGCCGTTCGGCAGCTCGGTCGTCGACGGCATCGGCAGCACGAACTGCGGCCCGGGGTGCACGCAGCTCGGCGCCGACCGGCGCTGGACCGACGACCTGGCGCGGCGGCTCGTCGCCTCGGCCGCACCGCTCGCCGTCGCCAATGCCGGCGTCGCGGGCACGACGAGCGCCGCGTCGTGCCCCGGGATGCCGCCGTCGGTCGCGGGCCTGGACGCGCAGAGCCGGCTCGACCGGGACGTCCTGGCGCTGCACGGCGTCACGGCGGTGATCTACTACTACGGCACCAACGACCTCGCGTACGGCTGCGACGCGGCGACGATCCTGGACAGCTACCGCGCGGTGTTCCAGCGCCTGCGCGCGGCGGGCATCGCGGTGTACGTCACGCCGAGCACGCCGCGCCCCGGCTACGGCGACGCGGCGAACCTGGCCCGGCACGAGATCGGCCTCTTCGTTTCCCGGTGGAGCGATTGCGGTGGCACCTGTTCGGGCGTCGTCGACTTCGACCAGGTGCTCAAGGACCCGCTGAAGCCCAACAGCATCCTCCCGGCCTACGACAACGGCGACGGCATCCACGCCAACGCGGCCGGCCAGCAGGCCCTGGCCGATTTCATCTCGCTGCCGATGCTCACCCGATCCGGGCCGGTTCTTCACTCGATAGGCTGA
- a CDS encoding response regulator → MTPVRVLLVDDQALFREALATLLATHDGIDVVGEAGNGAEALSQATALSPDVVLMDLRMPVLDGVGATRRLRLAHPGVRVIALTTFDDDEDVFAALRAGAVGYLLKDVSSARLVEAVLAAARGESVLQPSVAAKVVARFAELPAAPEPRPQPLVVPLSDRELEVLRLLAGGRSNREIATTLFLAEGTVKNHVTNLLGKLGARDRTQAALRARDLGLL, encoded by the coding sequence ATGACGCCGGTCCGCGTCCTGCTGGTCGACGACCAGGCCCTCTTCCGCGAAGCCCTCGCCACCCTCCTCGCCACCCACGACGGCATCGACGTCGTCGGCGAAGCGGGCAACGGCGCCGAAGCGCTGAGCCAGGCCACCGCCCTGAGCCCGGACGTCGTCCTGATGGACCTGCGCATGCCGGTCCTCGACGGCGTGGGCGCCACCCGGCGGCTGCGGCTGGCGCACCCCGGTGTCCGGGTCATCGCGCTGACCACCTTCGACGACGACGAGGACGTCTTCGCTGCCCTGCGCGCGGGCGCCGTCGGGTACCTGCTGAAGGACGTCTCGTCGGCGCGCCTGGTGGAGGCGGTGCTGGCCGCCGCCCGCGGGGAATCCGTGCTGCAGCCGTCGGTCGCCGCGAAGGTCGTCGCGCGGTTCGCCGAGCTGCCGGCCGCGCCGGAGCCCCGGCCGCAGCCGCTGGTCGTGCCGCTGTCGGACCGCGAGCTCGAGGTGCTGCGCCTGCTCGCCGGCGGGCGCAGCAACCGGGAGATCGCCACGACGCTGTTCCTCGCCGAGGGCACGGTGAAGAACCACGTGACGAACCTGCTGGGCAAGCTCGGTGCCCGCGACCGCACGCAGGCGGCGTTGCGCGCGAGGGACCTCGGCCTGCTCTGA
- a CDS encoding sensor histidine kinase yields MNRALGVLTCGAFLSVVLGVLGSGEPVLSLVLGAVFTALATLGFGWVQDRGRLVWAAGYVAVQLPLAFVIFTVNAGVGATLFLVVLVSQCVLLRLPLPVVALVIAVVPLVHLGMSLGEGLREGLGTLVSVLFAAVITELLVREQRSRGELAEAHEKLRDYATQAERLATAQERNRVARDIHDGLGHSLTVVQMQVKAARAVLPTDPAKADDVLAKAQEQAENALAEVRRSVKALREPRPAPLPEALTALVSEAGVPARLTVSGAERPLPEEHREALFRAAQEGLTNVRKHAAAAQVDLRLDYAETSVRVSVRDDGVGTGGGAAIGFGLLGLRERAEDLGGKLDFTSAPGEGSALSMEVPG; encoded by the coding sequence ATGAACCGGGCCCTCGGGGTGCTGACCTGCGGCGCCTTCCTCTCCGTCGTGCTCGGGGTCCTCGGTTCCGGGGAGCCCGTCCTCTCGCTCGTGCTGGGCGCCGTCTTCACCGCGCTCGCCACGCTCGGCTTCGGCTGGGTGCAGGACCGCGGCCGGCTCGTGTGGGCCGCGGGCTACGTCGCCGTGCAGCTCCCGCTCGCCTTCGTCATCTTCACGGTCAACGCCGGTGTCGGCGCGACGCTGTTCCTGGTCGTGCTGGTCAGCCAGTGCGTGCTGCTGCGGCTGCCGCTCCCGGTCGTCGCGCTGGTGATCGCCGTGGTGCCGCTCGTGCACCTCGGGATGTCGCTCGGCGAAGGCCTGCGCGAAGGGCTCGGCACGCTGGTCTCCGTGCTGTTCGCGGCCGTCATCACCGAGCTGCTGGTGCGCGAGCAGCGGTCCCGCGGCGAGCTCGCCGAGGCGCACGAGAAGCTGCGCGACTACGCCACCCAGGCCGAACGGCTGGCGACCGCGCAGGAGCGCAACCGGGTCGCGCGCGACATCCACGACGGGCTCGGGCATTCGCTCACCGTCGTGCAGATGCAGGTCAAGGCCGCGCGAGCGGTGCTGCCGACCGATCCCGCCAAGGCCGACGACGTCCTGGCCAAGGCCCAGGAGCAGGCCGAGAACGCCCTCGCCGAAGTCCGCCGGTCGGTCAAGGCGCTGCGCGAACCGCGGCCGGCGCCGTTGCCGGAAGCGCTGACCGCGCTGGTCTCGGAGGCCGGTGTCCCGGCGCGGCTCACCGTGTCCGGCGCCGAACGCCCGCTGCCGGAAGAGCACCGGGAGGCACTGTTCCGGGCCGCGCAGGAGGGGCTGACGAACGTCCGGAAGCACGCGGCCGCCGCGCAGGTGGACCTCCGGCTGGACTACGCCGAGACGTCGGTGCGGGTCTCGGTGCGCGACGACGGCGTCGGCACCGGCGGTGGCGCGGCCATCGGTTTCGGCTTGCTGGGGTTGCGGGAACGCGCCGAGGACCTGGGTGGCAAGCTCGACTTCACCTCGGCGCCGGGCGAGGGCAGCGCGCTGAGCATGGAGGTACCGGGATGA